One part of the Vitis riparia cultivar Riparia Gloire de Montpellier isolate 1030 chromosome 6, EGFV_Vit.rip_1.0, whole genome shotgun sequence genome encodes these proteins:
- the LOC117915622 gene encoding eukaryotic translation initiation factor 2 subunit alpha homolog, whose product MASNTPNLECRMYEAKYPEVDMAVMIQVKNIADMGAYVSLLEYNNIEGMILFSELSRRRIRSVSSLIKVGRQEPVMVLRVDKEKGYIDLSKRRVSEEDIQVCEERYNKSKLVHSIMRHVAETMNLDLEDLYIHVGWPLYRKYGHAFEAFKLIVTDPDSVLNSLTREIKEIGPDGQEVTKVIPAMSEEVKDSLIKNIRRRMTPQPLKIRADIEMKCFQFDGVLHIKEAMRKAEAAGNKDCPVKIKLVAPPLYVLTTQTLDKEQGMLILNNAITACTKEIEQHKGKLIVKEAPRAVSERDDKLLAEHMAKLRQDNEEISGDEGEEEEEDTGMGDADLENSGPGLTE is encoded by the exons ATGGCTTCGAACACGCCGAACCTAGAGTGCCGGATGTACGAAGCCAAGTATCCAGAGGTGGACATGGCGGTGATGATTCAGGTGAAGAACATCGCTGACATGGGAGCCTACGTCTCCTTATTGGAGTATAACAACATCGAAGGCATGATTCTATTCTCAGAGCTATCTCGCCGTCGGATTCGTAGCGTGAGTAGTCTCATCAAAGTCGGCAGGCAAGAGCCTGTCATGGTGCTTAGGGTTGACAAAGAAAAAGGGTATATTGATCTGAGCAAAAGAAGGGTTTCGGAAGAGGATATTCAAGTCTGTGAGGAGAGATACAATAAGAGCAAGCTTGTTCATTCCATTATGCGCCATGTTGCTGAGACTATGAATCTTGATCTGGAG GATCTGTATATTCATGTTGGGTGGCCTCTGTACCGAAAATATGGGCATGCTTTTGAG GCGTTTAAATTGATTGTGACTGATCCTGATTCAGTTCTGAATTCCCTAACTCGTGAAATCAAAGAAATTGGTCCTGATGGCCAAGAG GTGACCAAAGTGATCCCTGCTATGTCAGAGGAGGTGAAGGATTCTTTGATCAAGAACATTAGAAGGCGAATGACACCACAACCATTAAAAATCCGTGCTGACATAGAAATGAAATGTTTCCAGTTTGATGGTGTTCTTCACATCAAG GAAGCTATGCGTAAAGCTGAAGCTGCCGGCAATAAAGACTGCCctgtgaaaataaaattggttgcTCCTCCCCTCTATGTTCTAACCACTCAAACTCTTGACAAG GAGCAAGGAATGTTAATTCTTAATAATGCAATCACTGCTTGTACCAAAGAAATTGAACAACACAAGGGAAAACTAATTGTGAAGGAAGCACCAAGAGCT GTGAGTGAAAGAGATGATAAACTACTAGCTGAGCATATGGCAAAACTTCGGCAGGACAATGAAGAGATTAGTGGTGATGAAGGtgaggaagaggaggaagatACAGGAATGGGAGACGCTGATTTGGAAAATTCAGGTCCTGGATTGACAGAGTAA
- the LOC117915662 gene encoding protein LIGHT-DEPENDENT SHORT HYPOCOTYLS 6-like, with protein MDSASGGGAADPSSGEGPSAGGGGGAAEGSSPAPPSRYESQKRRDWNTFLQYLKNHKPPLTLARCSGAHVIEFLKYLDQFGKTKVHISGCPYFGHPNPPAPCACPLKQAWGSLDALIGRLRAAYEENGGRPESNPFGARAVRIYLREVREGQAKARGIPYEKKKRKRPTVTATAVVAATNVSAPAVTQGVEVGGSSSSAAAGGSGDGTGGGGGADTGGAAATVAPPTTTV; from the coding sequence ATGGATTCAGCATCAGGAGGGGGTGCAGCGGACCCGAGTAGCGGAGAGGGGCCGTCGGCCGGAGGAGGGGGAGGGGCGGCTGAGGGGTCATCGCCGGCACCGCCGAGTAGGTACGAATCACAGAAGAGGAGAGATTGGAATACGTTTTTACAGTACTTGAAGAACCACAAACCGCCATTGACGCTAGCGAGGTGCAGTGGAGCACATGTGATAGAGTTTTTGAAGTACTTGGACCAGTTTGGAAAGACGAAGGTGCATATAAGTGGGTGCCCATATTTTGGGCACCCCAATCCGCCGGCGCCGTGTGCCTGTCCGCTCAAGCAGGCATGGGGTAGCCTTGATGCGCTCATCGGACGGCTGAGAGCCGCCTACGAAGAGAACGGTGGACGGCCAGAGTCCAACCCTTTTGGGGCGAGAGCAGTAAGGATTTATCTGAGGGAGGTGAGAGAAGGGCAAGCCAAGGCTAGAGGGATTCCATATGAGAAGAAGAAGCGAAAACGCCCCACTGTTACGGCCACGGCGGTGGTGGCTGCTACAAATGTGTCGGCACCGGCTGTCACTCAAGGTGTTGAGGTTGGTGGTAGTAGTAGTAGCGCTGCAGCAGGTGGTAGTGGTGATGGAACTGGTGGCGGTGGCGGTGCTGATACTGGCGGTGCTGCTGCTACTGTTGCTCCGCCTACTACTACCGTATAG